The genomic region TTAAAtactcgttgcataatatactattatgtgATTATATTATTATGAATATAATTTTCAGTATTCtttaatcatttaaaattataatcaattTCTAGTTAAACTAAACTGGAAcatattatttcaattattttatttattcttacagTGTGTACTTGCTATGCTCATCTGCGCCGCCCGAGCTGGCGTCATTGGTCTAGGAGGCTACGACGGTGGGCATGGTCTTCTTGCTTCAGCTCCTGTAGCTGTAGCCGCTCCAGTAGCTTTAGCTCATGCTCCCGTCGCTGTAGCACATGCTCCCGTAGCTGTAGCTCATGGAGCGACTTCCTGGCAAAATAACAACTTGCTAGCTTTGAATCCAACGGCCGTTGTTACCAAAGTTGCTGCTCCAGTTGCTGTTGCTGCCCCCGTCTACGCTAAAGTTGCCGCACCAGTCGCTGTTGCTCCATGGGGCTTAGGCTTAGGTAAGTACAATATACTCTTGCTGACAGCAAAAGTTAATTAATTCCTAACTATCTATAGTAAGTGTGATTTTCTTTATAACGGCATATGTGTGATGTGTTTCTTTTTGAAACGAATACTTCTTATCGCTCGGTATGGTGTTTTTGACGGGCCTAAAATCCTATTTGGAGTCATTCGAAAAATCGAGACACGTTTAGTAACCTTGCGGATACCGTAATGTCCATAGCTATATGCTtattttaactttcttagtaAACTTAGTACATATCCCGAATTTTCTATTGTTTGACTGGTTTCAGGGTGATTTCAAACTTAGATCCCGAATTTTAAATTATTGACTGGGTTTGGATGGTTTCAACCCTTTGGGGTTgtttttatactaaaactaaatataGATTCCAAATTTTCTATTCTTAACTAATTTCGGGGTAGTCTCAACCCCATAGAAGCTGATATGttcaatttttccaaaaaatatagTACGATTCATgtttttatgataaaactaagTATGGATCccgaattttattttattggctGGGTCTGAGGTGGTTTCAACCGTATAGTATAGGGGTTAATTTGTTCAGTTTTTCCGAAAAATATAGGGACATACATAATCGAATCGAATCTAATCGAAACGTATGAATtataaaagtattcacttctttTGGCACCTTTGTCGAGCATTTTTCAATATTAACTGAATATcgtcaatattttttatttaatagtccagtcgggttagacgaataacaggcctaaccttgcattaggagctgccccaaattttacttttctaatctttagggagggtcaatattagtataaatttaaaatctcgactgaattccaccgttgcgttagccgccatcttgattttaaacgagaaccgtttttgctcaatatctccgccattttcaatttttgacaaaaagtgtacaaactgaaattgttgaaaatgcgattttatataatttcattTATGATAATTTTTGTCGTGCGGTCAATATTTTCCgaattatgaggggaaaatagtgagagttggagcataattattgaattattgaattatctcgtttattattagttttaaaacaaatatgtacctatacaaaaatgaagagaattaaattctacacaatttttgtctctttcatttttttgctaaaattaatatttaaggtagtacgtatgcggtaatggcgcgagcgtaagaccggattgattttatagcaattgattttgttcaatatctacgccatttcaactaaa from Diabrotica virgifera virgifera chromosome 3, PGI_DIABVI_V3a harbors:
- the LOC114327867 gene encoding cuticle protein 64 isoform X2, which codes for MLICAARAGVIGLGGYDGGHGLLASAPVAVAAPVALAHAPVAVAHAPVAVAHGATSWQNNNLLALNPTAVVTKVAAPVAVAAPVYAKVAAPVAVAPWGLGLGHGGYGLH
- the LOC114327867 gene encoding cuticle protein 64 isoform X1, with amino-acid sequence MFRVCVLAMLICAARAGVIGLGGYDGGHGLLASAPVAVAAPVALAHAPVAVAHAPVAVAHGATSWQNNNLLALNPTAVVTKVAAPVAVAAPVYAKVAAPVAVAPWGLGLGHGGYGLH